A single genomic interval of Gemmatimonas sp. harbors:
- a CDS encoding L,D-transpeptidase, producing the protein MTTTSINPPGAIRAGRGWRGAPLWLLLLVAVAVGHATWLVRLTLRDRFERDVARMVFNDNSEALEQAELQAGLATDSLRAALDETPASPPTDSDYLVVSIADRRVWYKHRDSVLFTAPVATGSGKQLVIKGNNKILRFETPRGRLTVQRRDSAPAWIPPDWHYQEQANKRRLGIVQLVRGVPLKLRDGSQMIVQGNDVVRRGADGTLRPLTASDGREIVADGKIVIPPYGTNQRKYADVLGTHRLYLGDGYALHGTNNPASIGQAVSHGCVRLRNEDIAVLYDRVAVGTPVYIY; encoded by the coding sequence ATGACCACCACTTCGATCAACCCGCCCGGCGCCATCCGCGCCGGGCGCGGATGGCGCGGCGCGCCCCTCTGGCTGTTGCTGCTGGTGGCCGTGGCGGTCGGGCACGCGACGTGGCTCGTTCGGCTGACGCTGCGCGACCGTTTCGAGCGCGACGTCGCCCGCATGGTCTTCAACGACAACAGCGAGGCGCTGGAGCAGGCCGAACTGCAGGCCGGCCTCGCGACCGACAGTCTTCGGGCCGCGCTCGACGAAACCCCAGCGTCGCCCCCGACCGACTCCGACTACCTGGTGGTCTCCATCGCCGACCGACGCGTCTGGTACAAACATCGCGACAGCGTGCTCTTCACGGCCCCGGTCGCCACCGGATCCGGCAAGCAATTGGTCATCAAGGGCAACAACAAGATCCTCCGCTTCGAGACGCCCCGGGGGCGCCTCACGGTGCAGCGCCGGGATTCGGCCCCCGCCTGGATCCCGCCCGATTGGCATTATCAGGAGCAAGCCAACAAGCGCAGACTCGGCATTGTACAGCTCGTTCGTGGGGTGCCCCTCAAGCTTCGCGATGGATCCCAGATGATCGTACAGGGCAACGACGTGGTGCGTCGGGGTGCTGACGGCACGCTTCGCCCGCTCACGGCCAGCGATGGCCGGGAGATCGTGGCTGACGGAAAGATTGTGATCCCGCCCTACGGCACTAACCAGCGGAAGTACGCCGATGTGCTCGGTACTCATCGCTTGTATCTCGGCGATGGCTATGCGCTGCATGGCACCAACAACCCCGCGTCGATCGGGCAGGCGGTGAGCCATGGATGTGTCAGATTGCGGAACGAAGACATTGCCGTGCTGTATGATCGTGTCGCGGTCGGCACTCCGGTCTACATCTACTGA
- the gpmI gene encoding 2,3-bisphosphoglycerate-independent phosphoglycerate mutase, translated as MTARPARAVALVILDGWGYREDPESNAILMANTPNWNRIWAHASRTLLTASGRAVGLPDGQMGNSEVGHLNLGAGRVVMQDLVRIGSAIEDGSFFRNHALVQACDRVNASGGTLHLLGLLGHGGVHAHDAHLLALVELAQQRGVKRVMLHAMLDGRDTPPQSAMGFLRDALANIGDRAQLASVSGRYYGMDRDNRWERTGLWYRAAVRGEAPVEVDALTALQRAYDAGTTDEFVLPYVMSGPDGAPLAPMRDGDALICFNYRSDRMRQSLRAIAMPDFTGFDTGTRPALSITTMTSYDDAFPFPVAFAPQSMRHLVGEVISDAGLTQLRIAETEKYPHVTFFFNGGRDAPFPGEERHMMPSPKVATYDLQPEMSAAGVCDILCEALATRTHDFMLCNFANTDMVGHTGSIPAAIRAVEAVDACLGRILEAAERGGARLIITADHGNADVMVDPITRQPHTAHTTNPVPLVVLDPDQSVPLRRGGALCDVGPTALALLGLALPPEITGRDLRDLSDRSPSATV; from the coding sequence ATGACCGCGCGACCCGCACGTGCCGTTGCCCTCGTCATCCTTGATGGGTGGGGCTATCGGGAGGACCCTGAATCGAATGCAATCCTGATGGCGAACACGCCAAACTGGAACCGCATCTGGGCCCACGCGTCGCGTACCCTGCTGACCGCCTCGGGGCGCGCCGTCGGACTTCCCGACGGGCAGATGGGCAACAGTGAGGTAGGACACCTCAATCTGGGTGCCGGACGGGTCGTGATGCAGGACCTGGTGCGCATCGGTAGCGCCATCGAGGACGGGAGCTTTTTCCGGAATCACGCGCTGGTTCAGGCCTGCGATCGCGTCAACGCCTCGGGCGGCACGCTCCACCTGCTCGGCTTGCTGGGGCACGGCGGCGTGCATGCGCACGACGCGCACTTGCTGGCGCTGGTGGAGCTGGCGCAGCAGCGCGGTGTGAAACGGGTGATGCTGCACGCGATGCTCGACGGCCGCGACACCCCGCCGCAGTCGGCGATGGGTTTTTTGCGTGACGCACTCGCGAACATCGGCGACCGCGCGCAACTCGCCTCGGTCTCCGGGCGCTATTACGGCATGGACCGCGACAATCGTTGGGAACGCACCGGCCTGTGGTACCGTGCGGCGGTGCGTGGCGAGGCCCCCGTGGAAGTCGATGCACTGACGGCGCTGCAGCGCGCCTATGACGCCGGCACGACAGACGAATTCGTGCTGCCGTACGTCATGTCTGGGCCCGATGGGGCACCCCTCGCGCCGATGCGCGATGGCGATGCGTTGATCTGTTTTAACTATCGCAGCGACCGGATGCGACAGTCGCTCCGCGCCATCGCCATGCCCGACTTCACCGGCTTCGACACCGGCACGCGTCCCGCGCTCTCGATCACCACAATGACGAGCTACGACGATGCGTTCCCGTTCCCGGTCGCCTTCGCTCCGCAGTCGATGCGTCATCTCGTGGGTGAAGTGATTTCCGACGCTGGTCTCACACAGCTGCGCATCGCCGAGACTGAGAAGTATCCGCACGTCACCTTCTTCTTCAACGGCGGGCGCGACGCACCGTTCCCTGGCGAAGAGCGGCACATGATGCCGAGTCCAAAGGTTGCCACGTATGACCTGCAACCGGAAATGAGTGCGGCCGGCGTCTGCGACATTCTGTGCGAGGCGCTGGCCACTCGCACGCACGACTTCATGCTGTGCAACTTTGCCAACACCGACATGGTCGGCCACACCGGATCGATTCCGGCGGCCATCCGCGCCGTGGAAGCGGTGGATGCCTGCCTCGGTCGCATCCTCGAAGCCGCCGAGCGCGGCGGGGCGCGGTTGATCATCACCGCCGACCACGGCAACGCTGATGTCATGGTCGATCCGATCACGCGTCAGCCACACACCGCGCACACCACGAATCCGGTGCCGCTCGTCGTGCTCGACCCCGATCAATCGGTGCCGCTGCGACGTGGTGGTGCCCTGTGCGATGTAGGGCCGACGGCACTCGCACTGCTCGGCCTCGCGTTACCCCCAGAAATCACGGGTCGCGATCTGCGCGACCTGAGCGATCGCTCGCCTTCAGCCACCGTGTGA
- a CDS encoding 6-carboxytetrahydropterin synthase, with the protein MPRTSLTRRVTFAAAHRYRRPDWNDQENAEVFGACAHPNYHGHTYVCDVTVAGPVDEETGFVVDLGFLDRVLQREVRDRFDHRNINLDVPEFGDGRLIPTGENLSRFICERVQGALAHTTAVVIRVHLAEDLTLSSTYEVDA; encoded by the coding sequence ATGCCGCGCACGTCACTCACCCGCCGCGTGACGTTCGCCGCGGCGCATCGTTATCGTCGCCCGGACTGGAACGATCAGGAGAACGCCGAGGTGTTCGGCGCGTGCGCCCATCCCAACTATCATGGACACACGTACGTCTGCGATGTGACCGTGGCCGGTCCGGTCGATGAAGAAACGGGCTTTGTCGTAGACCTCGGTTTCCTCGACCGCGTGTTGCAGCGCGAAGTGCGCGACCGGTTCGATCATCGCAATATCAATCTCGACGTGCCCGAGTTCGGTGACGGCCGTCTGATTCCCACCGGCGAAAATCTCTCGCGATTCATCTGCGAGCGCGTGCAGGGAGCGCTCGCGCACACCACCGCCGTGGTCATCCGCGTGCATCTCGCCGAAGATCTCACGCTCAGCAGCACGTATGAGGTGGATGCATGA
- the dacB gene encoding D-alanyl-D-alanine carboxypeptidase/D-alanyl-D-alanine-endopeptidase yields MMVPSRLGVTVVSLTLGAALAAGCAGGSRAAMDVPRPEPGVPIMMPAAVVPAPTTQGILQGIVDSVLAAPMWRNARWGLLIVDAERGDTILSNDADKLFMPASNEKLLTGAIALQTLGPDHRWRTPVLLHGRQRGSTWQGDVLVSGSGDPGVSDSLSGGSAMNAFAPVRDALATRGITRITGRVRAIGDAFPGLTTGFGWAYDDFDAAYSAAVDELMFNEGVLVLKVRAATRVGGAVAVTSAPTRTYPQLLVQATTRDSVATTAGAVRPPRLEAMYDSIGDRVVVTGTLAIGDSASITLSYRHPNDAYVAALTQSLTDGGIRITGRPLAKADTLGRVADTVVVLQSAPLADVLRRMQKPSQNQIAELLFRTSGLRASGDGSPDSARAVGVRTLAGWGITTADAAYRDGSGLSRHDYVTPRAIVKVLDAMRRSPWFTTYRDALPIAGVDGTIGNRMKGTPAAGNARAKTGTVDKARSLSGYVTTADGRLIMFSMLSNNFTVPTREVERVQDLLVTTLAGRALGGLAPRAPR; encoded by the coding sequence ATGATGGTGCCTTCGAGACTCGGCGTCACCGTGGTGTCGCTCACGCTCGGTGCCGCCCTGGCCGCCGGATGTGCAGGCGGCTCCCGTGCCGCGATGGACGTGCCGCGCCCGGAGCCGGGTGTGCCGATCATGATGCCGGCGGCGGTGGTCCCGGCGCCTACAACGCAGGGTATCCTGCAAGGCATCGTGGACTCGGTGCTGGCGGCGCCGATGTGGCGCAATGCCCGATGGGGGCTCTTGATCGTGGACGCCGAGCGCGGCGACACGATTCTGAGCAACGATGCCGACAAACTGTTCATGCCGGCGTCGAACGAGAAACTGCTCACCGGTGCCATCGCGTTACAGACGCTGGGCCCGGACCATCGGTGGCGCACGCCGGTGCTGTTGCACGGGCGCCAGCGCGGATCGACGTGGCAGGGTGATGTGCTGGTGTCGGGAAGCGGCGACCCCGGCGTGAGCGACTCACTCAGTGGCGGGTCGGCGATGAATGCGTTCGCGCCTGTACGCGACGCCCTCGCGACCCGCGGCATCACGCGTATCACCGGCCGCGTGCGGGCCATCGGCGATGCGTTCCCGGGACTGACCACGGGATTCGGATGGGCGTACGACGACTTCGATGCGGCGTATAGCGCGGCGGTGGACGAACTGATGTTCAACGAGGGCGTGCTCGTACTGAAGGTGCGCGCCGCCACACGAGTGGGTGGTGCGGTCGCGGTCACGAGTGCGCCCACGCGAACGTATCCGCAGCTGCTGGTGCAGGCGACCACGCGCGATTCGGTGGCGACGACGGCTGGCGCGGTGCGCCCGCCCCGCCTCGAAGCCATGTACGACAGCATCGGCGATCGCGTGGTGGTCACGGGCACGTTGGCCATCGGTGACAGCGCATCGATCACGCTGTCGTATCGCCATCCCAACGATGCGTATGTGGCGGCGCTCACGCAGTCGCTGACCGACGGTGGTATCCGGATTACCGGACGCCCACTAGCGAAAGCGGATACGCTGGGTCGTGTGGCGGACACAGTGGTCGTGCTCCAGTCGGCGCCGTTGGCCGACGTGCTGCGTCGCATGCAGAAGCCGTCGCAGAATCAGATCGCGGAATTACTGTTCCGTACATCAGGACTGCGGGCCAGCGGTGATGGATCGCCGGACAGTGCGCGTGCGGTGGGCGTGCGCACGCTCGCCGGATGGGGCATTACCACCGCCGATGCGGCGTATCGCGATGGCAGCGGACTGTCGCGCCACGACTACGTGACACCGCGGGCGATCGTGAAGGTGCTCGACGCGATGCGCCGGTCGCCGTGGTTCACGACCTATCGCGATGCGTTGCCCATTGCCGGCGTGGACGGCACGATCGGCAATCGGATGAAGGGCACGCCGGCCGCAGGCAATGCCCGGGCGAAAACCGGCACGGTAGACAAAGCGCGATCGCTCTCGGGGTACGTCACGACCGCCGATGGCCGGCTGATCATGTTCTCGATGTTGAGCAACAACTTCACGGTGCCGACTCGTGAAGTGGAGCGGGTGCAGGATCTGCTGGTGACGACGCTGGCCGGTCGCGCATTGGGCGGCCTCGCGCCGCGCGCGCCGCGTTGA
- the glp gene encoding gephyrin-like molybdotransferase Glp, with the protein MPLSFDEALDAILRQADGRTTSTEQIALGHSLGRALSAPIRSRVALPPWDNAGMDGYAVNRADVMGATRAVPRVMPVLGMSAAGADATALPWVQQGTALRIMTGAPMPPGADAVIRIEDTDEGIELVTVFDDRDAQGRANVRPRGEDVAAGSELFSRGTTIGASHLGVLASVGAHTVPVYRAPRVTIVSSGDELVLLDRFDEVEAGQRIVSSSSYALPALLRSAGADVRTLPLVPDTLGALTDALAGALDDGCDLLITTGGVSVGAHDYTRDALAALGGRQTFWRARIRPGGPIGTGMVRDVPWLGLPGNPVSTMVTGSLFACPLIRLLGGHAGHRPLRIPVRFLDGADTPATLTHFLRVVLTAGADGLPEARLAGPQGSNLLRTMALANALLMIPPEVSRADAGSTFTAILLPDVPLMTT; encoded by the coding sequence ATGCCACTCTCGTTCGATGAAGCGCTCGACGCCATTCTGCGGCAGGCCGACGGCCGCACTACCTCGACGGAGCAGATCGCGCTCGGGCACTCGCTCGGGCGCGCGCTCAGTGCGCCGATCCGCAGTCGCGTGGCCTTGCCGCCCTGGGATAATGCCGGCATGGACGGCTACGCGGTCAACCGTGCCGACGTGATGGGCGCCACGCGCGCGGTGCCGAGGGTGATGCCGGTGCTGGGGATGAGTGCGGCTGGTGCGGACGCCACCGCCTTGCCCTGGGTGCAACAGGGTACGGCGCTGCGTATCATGACTGGCGCGCCGATGCCTCCGGGCGCCGATGCGGTCATTCGCATCGAAGACACCGACGAAGGGATCGAACTCGTCACCGTGTTCGATGACCGCGATGCACAGGGTCGGGCGAACGTGCGGCCACGCGGTGAAGATGTCGCAGCTGGCAGCGAGCTGTTTTCGCGCGGCACCACGATTGGCGCGTCGCATCTGGGCGTACTGGCCAGCGTCGGCGCGCACACGGTGCCGGTGTACCGCGCCCCGCGGGTCACGATCGTGTCCAGCGGCGATGAACTGGTACTGCTCGATCGGTTCGATGAAGTCGAAGCCGGTCAGCGCATCGTCTCGTCTTCCAGTTATGCGCTGCCGGCACTGCTGCGATCGGCAGGTGCCGACGTCCGCACACTGCCGCTGGTGCCCGATACCCTTGGCGCGCTGACCGATGCGTTGGCCGGAGCCCTCGACGATGGCTGCGACTTGCTGATCACGACGGGCGGTGTGTCGGTCGGTGCCCACGACTACACGCGAGACGCGCTCGCCGCGCTGGGTGGACGACAGACGTTTTGGCGCGCGCGTATTCGCCCTGGCGGACCGATCGGCACCGGCATGGTGCGCGACGTGCCGTGGCTCGGTCTGCCCGGCAATCCCGTGTCGACGATGGTCACCGGCTCGCTGTTTGCGTGTCCGTTGATACGCTTGCTCGGCGGACATGCCGGCCATCGCCCACTGCGCATCCCGGTGCGCTTTCTGGACGGCGCCGATACGCCAGCCACGCTGACCCATTTCCTCCGCGTGGTGCTGACGGCCGGCGCCGACGGCTTGCCCGAGGCGCGGCTGGCCGGTCCGCAGGGCTCCAACCTGCTGCGCACGATGGCGCTCGCGAATGCGTTGCTGATGATACCGCCCGAGGTGTCGCGCGCTGACGCTGGTTCGACCTTTACCGCGATTCTCCTACCCGACGTTCCTCTGATGACGACATGA
- a CDS encoding methyltransferase domain-containing protein, with protein sequence MTRPILTDLHGEALDEALGRCFSLATETVDIGGRAVTLVKPENADHLISEADYVMDERLPYWADLWPSARVLSATMAREAGAGRRLLEMGCGLGLATVGAMLGGFEVTATDYYDDALHVTRGNAARNLGHEPKVRMVNWREWPTDLGAFDVVMAADVLYEKEYAILVGECMARALTPDGVAIVADPGRLALPMFRENLVHVGLEIFDTVTTKFEEGPVKQEIQVMRLRRG encoded by the coding sequence ATGACCCGTCCGATCCTGACCGACCTGCATGGCGAGGCGCTTGATGAGGCGCTGGGACGCTGCTTCTCACTCGCTACGGAAACGGTGGATATCGGAGGACGCGCAGTGACCCTCGTCAAGCCGGAGAACGCCGACCACCTGATCAGCGAAGCGGACTACGTGATGGACGAGCGCCTGCCGTACTGGGCAGACTTGTGGCCATCCGCGCGCGTGCTCTCGGCCACGATGGCGCGTGAAGCGGGCGCGGGGCGACGCTTGCTGGAGATGGGTTGCGGACTCGGACTGGCGACCGTGGGAGCGATGCTAGGCGGCTTCGAGGTGACCGCGACCGACTACTACGATGACGCGCTCCATGTGACCCGCGGCAATGCCGCGCGCAATCTGGGCCACGAGCCCAAGGTGCGCATGGTGAACTGGCGCGAATGGCCCACCGACCTGGGCGCCTTCGACGTGGTGATGGCAGCCGACGTGCTGTACGAGAAGGAGTACGCGATCCTGGTCGGCGAGTGCATGGCGCGTGCGCTGACGCCCGACGGCGTGGCGATCGTGGCCGACCCCGGTCGTCTCGCCCTGCCGATGTTCCGCGAGAATCTCGTGCACGTCGGCCTCGAGATCTTCGACACCGTCACCACGAAGTTCGAGGAAGGCCCGGTGAAGCAGGAGATTCAGGTGATGCGCTTGCGGCGCGGCTAG
- a CDS encoding ATP-binding protein — protein sequence MFDTAQWRLGDAPEGPMLAAIVETAGSVMVGLHPDHRIFAWNRAAEDLYQTPRREALGMDYVANFIAPEHRVAVAADIQAVLAGKRTVNFEDDSILPDGQRRTLLWNVTRVLDKTDAPIGIVAIGQDITSRKEAEERLRLVFEHAQDGLLISDHSGVVDCNPAALRMLGLTEKSDLVGRRPAEFSPPIQPDGSLSEAKSRALGAITLEHGALTFDWVHRQPNGTEVPVEVSVRHTMLAGRRVSVVAWRDQSRRLELDRERAELQQRLDLAQKMEAVGQLAGGVAHDFNNLLAAIRNAVQLALYDLPSTHDARADLENALQTAERAASLTRQLLAFSRRQTRATECIDLAALVHDTLPLLRTSMPPTVEVHIDADSGDALVIADRSQLEQVILNLVLNARDAMPDGGRLEIGVRVDAARSTSVLTVRDNGIGMAEATQQRIFEPFFTTKATGSGTGLGLSVVYGVVTLAGGTVQVTSVLGQGTSMRIALPLAVGTEAGATSTAPTYPANAANGVLLVDDDLAVRTTTRRLLERHGWRVLEAPDGEAALALFRAHRDQIALVLTDVRMPVMDGVQLALAVRRIVADFPVVFFSGYDELEQHAVEGIDSVPLIAKPFSTSELLRVLTATVAAAR from the coding sequence ATGTTCGACACGGCGCAGTGGAGGTTGGGTGACGCCCCCGAGGGACCGATGCTGGCGGCCATCGTCGAGACGGCGGGCAGCGTCATGGTGGGATTGCATCCGGACCATCGCATATTCGCCTGGAATCGTGCGGCCGAAGATCTGTATCAGACGCCACGCCGCGAAGCGCTGGGGATGGACTACGTCGCGAATTTTATTGCGCCCGAGCATCGTGTCGCCGTCGCGGCTGACATTCAGGCCGTGCTGGCCGGCAAACGCACCGTGAACTTCGAGGATGACTCGATCCTCCCGGATGGTCAGCGGCGCACGCTGCTCTGGAATGTGACCCGGGTGTTGGACAAAACTGACGCGCCGATTGGCATTGTGGCGATCGGCCAGGACATCACTTCGCGCAAAGAGGCTGAGGAACGCCTCCGGCTGGTTTTCGAGCATGCGCAGGACGGCCTGCTGATCTCCGATCACTCGGGCGTCGTCGACTGCAACCCGGCCGCGCTGCGTATGCTCGGACTCACCGAGAAGTCGGATCTCGTCGGCCGTCGGCCGGCGGAATTCTCACCGCCCATCCAGCCCGACGGCAGTCTCTCCGAGGCGAAGTCGCGTGCGCTCGGCGCCATTACGCTCGAACACGGAGCGCTCACCTTCGACTGGGTGCACCGGCAACCGAATGGCACCGAGGTGCCGGTCGAAGTGAGTGTGCGTCATACCATGCTCGCCGGCCGACGCGTCTCCGTCGTGGCTTGGCGGGATCAGTCGCGCCGCCTCGAACTTGATCGCGAGCGCGCCGAGTTGCAACAGCGGCTCGATCTGGCGCAGAAAATGGAAGCTGTCGGGCAACTCGCCGGTGGGGTGGCGCACGACTTCAACAACTTGCTGGCAGCCATCCGAAACGCGGTGCAGCTCGCGTTGTATGATCTGCCGAGCACGCATGACGCGCGGGCTGACCTCGAGAATGCGCTGCAGACCGCGGAGCGCGCGGCCAGTCTCACACGACAGCTCCTGGCGTTCAGTCGCCGACAGACGCGAGCGACCGAGTGCATCGATCTCGCAGCGCTGGTGCACGACACGCTGCCGCTGCTGCGCACGTCGATGCCACCGACGGTCGAGGTGCACATTGATGCGGATAGCGGTGATGCGCTGGTAATCGCCGACCGCAGTCAGCTGGAGCAGGTGATACTCAATCTCGTGCTCAATGCGCGCGACGCGATGCCCGACGGTGGCCGCTTAGAGATTGGCGTTCGCGTCGACGCCGCACGAAGCACGTCGGTCTTGACCGTGCGCGACAACGGGATCGGCATGGCCGAAGCGACCCAGCAGCGCATCTTCGAGCCGTTCTTCACGACCAAGGCCACCGGCAGTGGGACGGGGCTCGGGCTCTCCGTGGTGTACGGCGTCGTCACGCTGGCCGGCGGCACAGTGCAGGTGACCAGCGTCCTTGGGCAGGGCACAAGCATGCGTATCGCCTTACCGCTTGCCGTCGGCACGGAGGCGGGCGCGACGAGTACCGCGCCCACTTACCCGGCCAATGCCGCAAATGGCGTTCTCCTGGTGGACGACGATCTCGCGGTGCGCACCACGACGCGTCGATTGCTGGAGCGTCATGGCTGGCGCGTGCTCGAGGCGCCTGACGGAGAGGCGGCGCTCGCGCTGTTCAGGGCGCATCGCGACCAGATCGCTCTCGTGCTCACCGATGTGCGGATGCCGGTCATGGACGGCGTGCAGCTGGCTCTCGCGGTGCGTCGTATCGTCGCCGACTTTCCAGTCGTGTTCTTCTCGGGCTACGATGAGCTCGAGCAACATGCGGTCGAAGGCATCGACAGCGTTCCGCTCATCGCCAAGCCGTTCAGCACAAGCGAACTCCTGCGTGTGCTTACCGCGACCGTCGCCGCGGCGCGCTAG